The Cloacibacillus sp. An23 genomic interval GCGGGGCTTTCCGTCGCGATTCCCGTCATCTTCGTCAACGGCCTGCTCAATTCCAGAATAGACGGCGAGGAGGAGAAGCTGCGGCGCGGCGCAGACTGGGTGATGCGTCTGCACAGGAAGCGCGGAGCATGAGAAGGAATGGAAGGCGCGGCGTCGATATAGACATAACGCCGCTTATCGACGTTCTTTTTATGCTGATTATATTCTTCGTCCTTACCACTTCGTTCGTACAGGGCAAACTAGACGTCGCGCTCCCGCGCGGCGAAGGCGGCTCGGCCGGCACGCGAGGGGCCGTCGTGCTGACCGTCGCCGCCGATAAAAGGCTCTACTGGGACGGGCGCGAGATAAGCAGGGACGAACTCTCCGCGGCCGCCGAGGCCGGCAAAGGGCGCGAAATACTGATAGCAGGGGACGAGGGCGTGCCCTACGGAGACGTGGCCTCGGTACTTTCGCTGCTGCGCGCCGGCGGCGTCGGCTCTGCGGGGCTGCTGATCTCCGGGGGCCGCGCCGAATGAGCGCGGATGAACGGGCGCGATGGAGGATAGCCGCGGCGCTGAGCCTCTGCCTGCATCTCGCGCTCCTTTTAGCGCCGAAAGCCGCGCCGGAACGCGTGCCGCGCGAGAAACCGGTTATGTCCGTGCGCCTCGTCGCTCTGCCTGGGCCGCGCAGCTCCGGCGGCGGAGGAGGCGGCGGAAGCCGCGCCGAAAGCCGGGCCGCCGCGCGCCCGCGTCCCGCCGCTCCCGAACGCGCGGCGGCGAAGCGGCCCGACCCTAAGCCAGAGCCGAGGATAAAGAAGACCGCCGCGGCCGCGAAGCCGAAAGAAACGGCGCCCGCCCCCGCGATAAAGAAAAGCGCCGCCGAACGCACAGAAGAACCCGCGGCCGAGCCGAGGGCGACCGGCGGCGCGCCCGGCGAGGGATATGGCTCCGGCGGAGGCGGAACGGGCGGAGGCACTGGCTCCGGTATAGGCCCGGGCGCGGGCTCCGGCTCGGGAGGGGGAAGCGGCGGCGGCATCGCAGACCTGTCCGAGCTGGAGGTGCTCAAAAAGGTAACGCCCGAATATCCGATCTTTTCACGCAAACGCCGCGAAGAGGGGACGGCGGTCGTGATAGCGCGCATAGAAAACGGCTACGTGACCTCGGCGGGGCTCGAAAGCTCAAGCGGCCACGCACGCCTCGACGCCTCCGCGCTGAAGGCGGTAATGGGCTGGAAATTCAACTGCGCTGGGATTGTCCGAGTGAGGATCCCCTTCGTGTTCCGTATAAAGGGCTGAGCGGGGCTCGCTCCGCCTGCCGCATAAAGCCGCTGTCCCGCCGCAGCGAGGAGTAAGATCGCTACGACGGCAGCTCGTCCAGATAATCCAGCAGCGGGTGCAGGAGCCCCGACTTTCGCATGGACTTTATCTCATCGAGCGAGGCCCAGCGCGCCTCCGTCACCTCTTCGGGCTGGAGCGCGAGCGAGGAAATCGGGACGGCGGCGCGGAAGAGCCACGCTTCGTAGAAATCCCGGTACTCGTCGCGGCGCGTTCTGTAAATCAGCCGGCCTTCGCGCGGCGCGAGGATTATGCCTAGCTCCTCGCGAACTTCGCGGACCGCGGCCTCGAGGCCGCTTTCTCCGGAGAGCGCGCCGCCGCCCGTGCATTCCCACAAATTCGGGAATTTCTTCGCGGGATGCCGCTTCGATATGATATACCGCCCGCGGCCGTCAGTTATCCACGCGCTGGCGGACAACGTGAAAAACCCGCGCGGCACGGCCTCGCCGCGCGTCATCGTCCCGCCCGTCCTTTTCCCGTTCCCGTCGTAAAGGTCCCAGATTTCCGCCATTTTTGTTTCACCGACTCGCTTTTTCGAGGTAGTTCGATAAATTACCGACGGATGAACTATAGCTCAGCCGCTTCGCCGGCGCAAGCTCGGCGCGGTTATTGTGATAAATTACAATAGAATGCGCCGTGACGCGCTGTTTTTATTTCTTTGAACAATTACCCCGCTCTTCTGCGTAAAAATTATTTTTATCGTTTTGCACAGCGATTTTTCGTGCGGCGCGATAGTAAAATATAATTTACTAAGATTCACTAAAATTTGCGGACGGGTTTGACGATGGGGATAAAAATAAATTTCGGCGGCGGTGTCTCGGCTTCCGCGGAGCGCGGCGTCGTTCTGAGGGCCGAGGGAATCGTAAAAAATTTCGGAAGCATTTCGGCGCTGCGCGGCGTGGACTTTACGGCGCGCGCTGGCGAGGTGTCGGCCATCGTCGGCGACAACGGCAGCGGGAAGAGCACTTTCATCAAAATCCTCTCGGGCAACATCGCGCCGGACGGCGGCGTCATAACGGTCGGCGGACGCGAATATTCGCGCCTCACGCCGAAGCTGTCGCTCGCGGCGGGGATTTCTACGGTTTACCAGGATCTTTCTCTCGACGACTACAGGGACGTGGCGGCGAACATTTTTCTGGGGCACGAGCTGACTTACGGCGGGGTCTTCCTGCGGAAGCGCAGGATGCGCGAGACAGCTGCCGCGCTGATAGAGGAGCTCGACATCGGCATCCCGGATATTACGCTGCCGGTCGGCTCTTTCTCGGGCGGGCAGCGGCAGGCCGTCGCGGTGGCGCGCGCGGTGTATCACGGGCGGAAGATAGTGATTTTCGACGAGCCTACCGCCGCGATGGGCGTGCGCGAATCGGCGGCGGTGCTGCGGCTCATAGGCGGCCTCGCCTCGCG includes:
- a CDS encoding biopolymer transporter ExbD; translation: MRRNGRRGVDIDITPLIDVLFMLIIFFVLTTSFVQGKLDVALPRGEGGSAGTRGAVVLTVAADKRLYWDGREISRDELSAAAEAGKGREILIAGDEGVPYGDVASVLSLLRAGGVGSAGLLISGGRAE
- a CDS encoding energy transducer TonB, with translation MSADERARWRIAAALSLCLHLALLLAPKAAPERVPREKPVMSVRLVALPGPRSSGGGGGGGSRAESRAAARPRPAAPERAAAKRPDPKPEPRIKKTAAAAKPKETAPAPAIKKSAAERTEEPAAEPRATGGAPGEGYGSGGGGTGGGTGSGIGPGAGSGSGGGSGGGIADLSELEVLKKVTPEYPIFSRKRREEGTAVVIARIENGYVTSAGLESSSGHARLDASALKAVMGWKFNCAGIVRVRIPFVFRIKG
- a CDS encoding NUDIX domain-containing protein, translating into MAEIWDLYDGNGKRTGGTMTRGEAVPRGFFTLSASAWITDGRGRYIISKRHPAKKFPNLWECTGGGALSGESGLEAAVREVREELGIILAPREGRLIYRTRRDEYRDFYEAWLFRAAVPISSLALQPEEVTEARWASLDEIKSMRKSGLLHPLLDYLDELPS
- a CDS encoding ATP-binding cassette domain-containing protein; this encodes MGIKINFGGGVSASAERGVVLRAEGIVKNFGSISALRGVDFTARAGEVSAIVGDNGSGKSTFIKILSGNIAPDGGVITVGGREYSRLTPKLSLAAGISTVYQDLSLDDYRDVAANIFLGHELTYGGVFLRKRRMRETAAALIEELDIGIPDITLPVGSFSGGQRQAVAVARAVYHGRKIVIFDEPTAAMGVRESAAVLRLIGGLASRGMAVIIICHNLHQVFGVADSVSVMRHGRILRTARTSETSREDVERMIMEADYVD